In a genomic window of Nostoc sp. UHCC 0870:
- a CDS encoding DUF2382 domain-containing protein has product MPLYKLEEFDPNYRETFAGADVKSLELYTEGGVLVGSIADALVDHDGRFRYLVVSTNLDSVNKKILLPIGLSRINYPARRVYVDGLSKQQVEHLPEYHEHLAVDEDYEEKVRNVFRPPTGDISYDREKYSYQQEPSLYNLNDQYHQTFRLYEERLIANKQRVKTGEVTLGKHIETETTRVTVPVQRERVVIERVPQTAADTIVDPKEVKFQAGEVARIEVYEETPEIRKQAFVHEEVRVKKVIEQETVEAQDTIRREELDIDTAGNTTLTQE; this is encoded by the coding sequence ATGCCTCTCTATAAACTAGAAGAATTTGACCCCAACTACCGAGAAACCTTTGCTGGTGCTGATGTGAAATCTTTAGAACTATATACTGAAGGTGGAGTGTTAGTTGGCTCAATCGCCGATGCTTTAGTTGACCATGATGGACGTTTTCGTTATCTAGTTGTTTCTACCAATCTAGATTCAGTCAACAAAAAAATATTACTACCAATTGGACTCTCTCGCATCAATTATCCTGCCAGACGTGTCTATGTAGACGGATTGAGTAAACAACAAGTAGAACATTTACCGGAATACCACGAACACTTGGCAGTAGATGAAGATTACGAAGAAAAAGTTCGTAATGTCTTTCGTCCGCCAACTGGTGATATAAGCTACGACCGCGAAAAATATAGCTACCAACAAGAACCTTCTTTATACAATTTAAATGATCAATATCATCAAACCTTTAGATTGTATGAAGAACGCTTAATTGCCAATAAACAACGAGTGAAAACAGGAGAAGTAACACTTGGTAAACATATTGAAACCGAAACTACAAGAGTTACAGTACCTGTTCAAAGAGAACGGGTTGTGATTGAACGCGTTCCACAAACAGCCGCAGATACTATCGTAGATCCAAAAGAAGTTAAATTCCAAGCCGGAGAAGTAGCACGGATAGAAGTTTATGAAGAAACACCTGAAATTCGTAAACAAGCTTTTGTGCATGAAGAAGTGAGAGTAAAAAAAGTCATCGAACAAGAAACTGTAGAAGCACAAGATACCATTAGGCGAGAAGAATTAGATATCGATACAGCAGGTAATACAACGTTGACTCAAGAATGA
- a CDS encoding PRC and DUF2382 domain-containing protein: protein MVLYKLEDFDPNYRDTLQGEDIKGLGVYTETNNEKIGTVNDVLVDDDGHFRYLIVDLGFWIFGKKVLLPVGRTRIDHGTDRVYAVGMTREQAENLPEFNERLSLDQDYEERVRGVYRNPSYSNQPLDTSTPLETRTPVEAPLETTPAYTRDTYKYEQEPSLYGLNEPHHETMKLYEERLIASKRRQKTGDVTVGKHVETETARVAVPVERERVVVERITPENAGRAVSPGEANFREGEVTRVELHEETPDIRKEAVVREEIRVKKVVEQDTVQAEGTIRREELDVNTSGLPIEER, encoded by the coding sequence ATGGTACTTTACAAATTAGAAGATTTTGATCCCAACTACCGCGATACATTGCAAGGTGAAGATATTAAGGGTCTTGGTGTCTACACAGAAACAAATAATGAAAAGATTGGTACTGTTAATGATGTTTTAGTAGATGACGATGGTCATTTCCGCTATTTAATCGTTGACTTAGGTTTCTGGATCTTCGGTAAGAAGGTTTTATTACCAGTTGGTCGTACTCGTATTGACCACGGTACAGACCGCGTTTATGCAGTTGGTATGACCAGAGAACAAGCAGAAAACTTACCAGAATTTAATGAACGTTTAAGTCTAGACCAAGATTATGAAGAGCGAGTGCGTGGAGTATATCGCAATCCCAGTTACAGCAACCAACCTTTAGATACATCAACACCTTTAGAAACAAGAACACCTGTAGAAGCTCCATTAGAGACAACACCTGCTTATACCCGCGATACTTATAAATACGAACAAGAACCTAGTTTGTATGGACTTAATGAACCGCATCATGAAACCATGAAATTATATGAAGAGCGGTTAATTGCGAGTAAACGCCGCCAAAAAACCGGAGATGTCACCGTTGGTAAACACGTCGAGACAGAAACTGCGCGGGTTGCAGTTCCCGTAGAAAGAGAACGAGTGGTGGTTGAACGTATCACACCAGAAAATGCAGGTAGAGCTGTTTCCCCCGGTGAAGCAAACTTCCGTGAAGGTGAAGTTACTCGTGTAGAACTTCATGAAGAAACCCCTGATATTCGCAAAGAAGCTGTTGTGCGCGAAGAAATCAGAGTCAAAAAAGTTGTAGAGCAAGACACAGTTCAAGCTGAAGGGACTATTCGCCGTGAAGAGTTAGACGTGAATACTTCTGGTCTTCCCATTGAGGAGCGTTAA
- a CDS encoding YsnF/AvaK domain-containing protein, with protein MNEYLTSETPDNQIISDHTNDEEKIIRLLEEQLVVDNNKHKIGEVIIRKVIETTMVQVPVRREKLIVEQITPDHRQLAEIDLRCGEINGVELTQSDRSGLNSQLSGLSVSGCFISPKIASLLLNAIALERNHGCQQVLVSISVDNEENQKKYQEWFDRCSKGQLPKSEK; from the coding sequence ATGAATGAATATTTAACTTCAGAAACTCCAGATAATCAGATAATATCAGATCATACAAATGATGAAGAAAAAATTATTCGCTTACTTGAAGAACAGTTAGTAGTTGATAACAATAAGCATAAAATTGGCGAAGTAATTATTCGGAAAGTCATCGAAACAACGATGGTTCAAGTTCCTGTGCGACGGGAGAAACTAATTGTAGAACAAATTACCCCAGACCATAGGCAATTAGCAGAAATTGATTTAAGGTGCGGGGAAATAAATGGGGTTGAGTTAACACAGAGCGACAGATCAGGCTTGAATAGTCAACTTAGTGGTTTAAGCGTTAGTGGCTGCTTTATTTCTCCTAAGATTGCTAGTTTATTATTAAATGCGATCGCTCTAGAACGCAACCACGGTTGTCAGCAGGTATTAGTATCTATTTCTGTAGACAATGAAGAAAATCAGAAAAAATACCAAGAGTGGTTTGACCGTTGTTCTAAAGGTCAATTACCAAAGTCTGAAAAATGA
- a CDS encoding MFS transporter, with product MNRIFWIIALVAFINSLSFTILIPIIYLYGRQFGLSDFQTSLLFSTYAIAQFFATPIIGKLSDRFGRKPLLIISLAGTVIANLFAGTATTATTLFLARFLDGITGGNNAVAQAMISDVTEPERRAQGFGIYGAAMGLGFVLGPATSLAAQQISLGTAFLVSGSVAMIALIITTFLLPETIKSKENQAHNIFDLGLDNLIKGLAIPKVGILLIINFFIGTTFTLFTFAFQPYFLNVLKQDNQSLTLMFLLFGVLGVIMQTWGVKILSKYFNEAKILLLSLCVRSFSFLLMPVFPIVSYFVFVSIVFSLFNSLVQPMINTLISLNAKPEEQGTALGLNSSYLSVSNGVGPVIAGMLVSQANPQTYSYPLYLAGLLTFLVLLFAIANRKRYIPIQ from the coding sequence ATGAATAGAATTTTTTGGATTATTGCTTTAGTTGCATTTATTAACTCCCTGAGTTTTACAATTTTAATTCCTATTATCTATCTTTATGGCAGGCAATTTGGACTCAGCGACTTCCAAACTAGTTTACTATTTTCGACTTATGCGATCGCACAATTTTTTGCGACTCCCATTATTGGCAAACTCTCAGACCGCTTTGGGCGTAAGCCTTTATTGATTATTAGTTTAGCTGGAACTGTTATTGCCAATTTATTCGCAGGCACAGCTACAACCGCAACAACTCTGTTTTTAGCACGTTTTTTGGATGGCATTACTGGGGGTAACAATGCCGTTGCTCAGGCGATGATTTCTGATGTGACTGAACCTGAACGTCGCGCTCAAGGTTTTGGTATATATGGGGCTGCAATGGGTTTAGGTTTTGTCTTGGGGCCAGCCACCAGTTTAGCCGCACAGCAGATATCTCTAGGCACAGCGTTTTTAGTTTCTGGTAGTGTGGCGATGATAGCTCTGATAATTACCACTTTTTTATTGCCAGAGACTATCAAAAGTAAAGAGAATCAAGCACACAACATCTTTGATTTGGGTTTAGATAATTTAATTAAAGGTTTGGCTATTCCTAAAGTTGGTATTTTGTTGATAATTAACTTTTTTATTGGTACAACTTTCACTCTATTTACTTTTGCTTTTCAACCTTACTTCCTAAATGTATTAAAACAAGATAACCAGTCTTTAACATTAATGTTTCTCTTGTTTGGGGTTTTAGGGGTGATAATGCAAACTTGGGGTGTGAAAATTCTTAGTAAATATTTTAATGAAGCCAAAATATTACTTTTGAGTTTATGCGTGAGAAGTTTTTCCTTTCTTTTAATGCCTGTTTTTCCTATAGTCAGTTATTTCGTATTTGTCAGTATAGTCTTTTCCTTGTTTAATTCTTTAGTACAACCCATGATTAACACTTTGATTTCACTAAATGCTAAACCAGAAGAACAAGGGACAGCATTAGGATTAAATTCATCTTATTTAAGTGTTTCTAATGGAGTTGGCCCTGTAATTGCTGGTATGTTAGTTAGTCAAGCTAATCCCCAAACCTATAGTTACCCTTTATATTTAGCTGGATTGCTCACATTTTTAGTCTTGCTATTTGCCATAGCTAATCGTAAAAGATATATTCCTATACAATAA
- a CDS encoding ion channel has protein sequence MKFPIKKPAKPKKQRLLPRIHIKIHKGQFEILGMGTWYSYWRDPYHLLLTIPWGGFLILICIFYVLINALFALAYLVGGDCIANAQPGSFLDVFFFSVQTLASIGYGAMYPKTTYANIIVTIEAMIGLVGIAVMTGLAFTRFSRPTARVIFSRVAVITPHEDMPTFMFRTANQRRNFILEAHMRVYLMRDEVTAEGEFIRRFHDLKLVRNQTPSFALSWVAMHPIDEFSPLYGMTAESLSQTNTTIIISLSGIDETVSQVVHARHTYAAEDIIWNSRFVDIFHHTNDGHRYIDYKHFHDVLPLE, from the coding sequence ATGAAATTTCCGATAAAAAAGCCTGCTAAACCAAAAAAACAACGTCTGCTGCCGCGAATTCACATTAAAATCCACAAAGGACAATTTGAAATACTTGGTATGGGTACATGGTATTCTTATTGGCGCGATCCTTACCATCTATTGCTCACAATTCCTTGGGGTGGTTTCCTCATCCTGATTTGTATTTTTTATGTATTAATTAATGCTTTATTTGCCCTAGCCTACTTAGTAGGTGGAGACTGCATTGCTAACGCTCAACCTGGCTCTTTTTTGGATGTATTCTTCTTCAGCGTGCAAACTCTGGCATCCATTGGCTACGGTGCAATGTACCCCAAAACAACTTATGCCAATATTATTGTCACTATAGAAGCAATGATTGGATTGGTAGGAATTGCCGTCATGACAGGACTAGCATTTACTCGCTTTTCCCGACCTACCGCCCGTGTGATATTTAGCCGTGTAGCAGTGATTACACCCCATGAAGATATGCCAACTTTCATGTTTCGCACTGCTAACCAGCGTCGTAATTTTATATTAGAAGCACATATGCGGGTGTATTTAATGCGCGACGAAGTAACAGCAGAAGGCGAGTTTATTCGTCGTTTTCATGATTTGAAACTAGTCAGAAACCAAACACCTAGTTTTGCACTAAGTTGGGTAGCAATGCACCCAATTGATGAATTTAGTCCTCTTTATGGTATGACAGCAGAATCCCTCTCACAAACCAATACTACTATTATTATTTCTCTGAGTGGCATTGATGAAACCGTCTCACAAGTAGTTCACGCCCGTCATACTTATGCTGCTGAAGATATTATCTGGAACAGTAGATTTGTTGATATTTTTCATCACACAAATGACGGACATCGTTACATCGATTACAAACATTTTCACGATGTTTTACCTTTGGAATAG
- a CDS encoding DUF2358 domain-containing protein, protein MTSFVESRLPIEQVIKTLQQDLPTLFEQDISYGIYTKNIYFQDPVNKFKYKFNYRIIFWTLRFHARLFFTEIYFDVHEVYQSAADTIIAKWTVRGVLRVPWKARLFFNGYSTYKLNSDNLIYEHIDTWDRQPSEILQQFWQKG, encoded by the coding sequence ATGACAAGCTTTGTGGAATCTCGCCTACCAATAGAACAAGTAATCAAAACTCTGCAACAGGATTTACCCACACTGTTTGAGCAAGATATATCTTATGGCATATATACAAAAAATATCTACTTTCAAGACCCAGTAAATAAATTCAAATATAAATTTAATTACCGAATTATATTTTGGACTCTAAGATTTCATGCTCGGCTATTCTTTACAGAAATCTACTTTGATGTGCATGAAGTATATCAGTCAGCCGCAGACACAATTATCGCCAAGTGGACAGTTCGGGGCGTGTTGCGTGTTCCCTGGAAAGCGAGGCTTTTTTTCAATGGTTATTCAACCTATAAACTCAACTCAGATAATTTAATTTACGAACATATTGATACTTGGGATCGCCAACCTAGTGAAATTCTCCAACAGTTTTGGCAAAAAGGATAA
- a CDS encoding IS66 family transposase encodes MTQKLDSSKKLGEEILQTIEPKGIADESMRRTVEILLNLIEQLQAEVKELRDENQQLKDENNRLKGEKGQPDIKSSKKGFANNHSSEKERQTLKKHNKGSKKATVKINREQILEYPQDKLPADAEFKGYQEVIIQDITLGTDNVLFRKEKYYSPSVGKTYLAELPCGYEGEFGPGIKALVMSLYYGGNMTQGKLLEFLEDIGISISAGYLSNLLIKNHTDFESEKDEVYASGLESSPWQNFDQTGARVGGVNYTTNVVCNPFYTIYLTTAKKDRLSVVKVLQNATELELILNQLTDNLVETFQIPTKWKNALKLLPQETVLSEAEFNTLLDTYLPKLGSQHRTRIIEAAAIAFYHQQTDWPVVQTLVCDDAPQFKLLTDNIALCWVHEGRHYKKLTPYVACHQKALDKFLDDFWDYYRDLLAYKDAPSQQMAEKLRSEFWKLFDTQTGYQQLDERKQLTLLKISELLLVLEHPELPLHNNPAELAARTMVQRRNISYATQTLEGTQAWDTFMSLVATTRKLGISFFEYIRDRISQVGNIPSLATIIQEKSALNPFGFSLMTEELLTPEY; translated from the coding sequence ATGACGCAAAAGCTAGATTCGAGTAAAAAATTGGGAGAAGAGATACTGCAAACCATCGAGCCAAAAGGAATTGCAGATGAATCAATGCGTCGGACAGTAGAAATATTACTGAACCTAATAGAGCAATTGCAAGCAGAAGTCAAAGAATTACGAGATGAAAATCAACAGTTAAAAGATGAAAACAACCGCCTGAAAGGAGAAAAAGGTCAACCAGACATCAAAAGCAGCAAGAAAGGATTTGCCAACAATCACTCATCAGAAAAAGAACGACAGACTCTAAAAAAGCACAACAAAGGCAGTAAGAAAGCGACAGTTAAAATAAATAGAGAACAAATATTGGAATATCCCCAGGACAAACTGCCAGCAGACGCAGAGTTTAAAGGCTATCAAGAAGTAATCATCCAAGACATCACCTTGGGAACGGACAACGTATTATTCCGTAAAGAGAAATACTACTCACCTTCAGTGGGAAAAACCTATTTAGCAGAACTGCCTTGCGGTTACGAAGGAGAATTCGGTCCGGGAATAAAAGCTTTGGTGATGAGCCTATACTATGGGGGCAACATGACCCAAGGCAAATTATTAGAGTTTTTAGAAGATATTGGGATATCCATATCAGCCGGATATTTATCGAACCTACTGATTAAAAACCACACTGATTTTGAAAGCGAGAAAGATGAAGTATATGCGTCGGGACTAGAGAGCAGTCCTTGGCAAAACTTCGACCAAACTGGTGCGCGGGTGGGTGGGGTGAACTATACCACTAATGTAGTCTGCAACCCTTTCTATACAATCTACCTGACCACTGCCAAAAAAGACAGATTGAGTGTAGTAAAAGTATTGCAAAATGCCACAGAACTGGAGTTGATTCTCAATCAACTTACAGACAATTTAGTGGAGACTTTCCAAATCCCGACTAAATGGAAAAATGCTCTTAAACTATTACCTCAAGAAACTGTGTTGAGTGAAGCAGAGTTTAATACTCTACTTGATACATATCTACCCAAACTAGGTTCTCAACACCGGACTCGGATTATAGAAGCAGCAGCGATTGCTTTTTATCATCAACAAACTGATTGGCCAGTGGTGCAAACTCTCGTTTGTGATGATGCTCCTCAGTTCAAATTACTGACTGATAATATCGCTTTGTGTTGGGTGCATGAAGGACGACATTACAAAAAGTTGACCCCTTATGTTGCTTGTCACCAAAAAGCTCTTGATAAATTCCTGGATGATTTCTGGGATTACTACCGAGACTTGCTGGCTTACAAAGATGCACCCAGTCAACAGATGGCAGAAAAACTCCGGTCTGAGTTTTGGAAACTTTTCGATACTCAAACCGGTTATCAACAGTTGGATGAGCGAAAACAATTAACGCTGCTGAAAATTTCGGAGTTGCTTTTAGTCTTAGAGCATCCTGAATTACCTTTGCATAATAATCCGGCGGAGTTAGCTGCTAGGACAATGGTGCAACGGCGTAATATTAGTTATGCCACTCAAACTCTAGAAGGTACTCAGGCTTGGGATACTTTTATGTCTCTTGTTGCTACTACTCGTAAGTTGGGAATTAGCTTTTTTGAGTATATCCGTGACCGGATTTCTCAGGTTGGGAATATTCCTTCTTTAGCAACTATTATTCAGGAAAAATCTGCTCTCAATCCTTTTGGTTTTTCATTGATGACTGAAGAACTCCTTACCCCGGAATATTGA